The following proteins are encoded in a genomic region of Maylandia zebra isolate NMK-2024a linkage group LG1, Mzebra_GT3a, whole genome shotgun sequence:
- the cmtr2 gene encoding cap-specific mRNA (nucleoside-2'-O-)-methyltransferase 2, translated as MSTGNGTRRKVGKQQQHFNNMVAPDPETLAEMQGLFSKVRTYVKPSSGSEWCIPDPNIALRHAPEQHCRLQALKVSLNDVKNQLSDKNVQVWHQHTSSTNRAGKVIGAVRSAANAEICTQAWCKFYEILGTFKLLPNEALQNGELNTVHLCEAPGAFITALNHYLKTSEATRYCDWNWVANTLNPYHEANGGNTTIADDRLIANTLPWWFFGTDNTGNIMIQQYLLDLQTFVSNMRRIDLVTADGSFDCQENPDEQEALVASLHYCEATAALLLLSPGGSFVLKMFTLYEHSSVCLLYLLNCCFQSVTVFKPATSKAGNSEVYVVCLNYDNKEAVRPLLSKLIRNYGSHLADREALFQNSVIPESFMSQHVEVCSYFHTLQVETISENLQLFKGMSAEQRQRLDHIRDCVAQEYLRRFQVCFLPRSRWISRNTVIPACCSVSAGRPLGQKKQTGSFNERRELQTLSWRERVQRGCHGTWIQRHWTEESGKDCKLEGPLSNCQADSWYVVVGTALPAVKNSPFCDGGLLNHLNEALMDTAVDWTHVTSCDSCHAVCTSSILSEVAGQCVFKADTLGGKKKTQCLVFGSCSVWGISDSQAEDLVLTFSGEPSFPERGSVLLHDGEPLYQRQLLSCVMFALQSLSSGDALLLPVISALTRVTAAVVLCLHACFRSVSFKCPPPSGGFGTVLVCVGFCPEAAAQMLLVLTEVWESMSQLLRDEEGKNEPGGGDRQVLQFVPMEELLTGGLTDFLWTVNSEIIQRKLHLLMQA; from the exons ATGAGCACAGGCAATGGGACCAGGAGGAAAGTTGGCAAGCAGCAgcaacattttaacaacatgGTGGCACCTGACcctgaaactctggctgagATGCAAGGTCTTTTTAGCAAAGTTAGAACGTATGTGAAACCATCCAGTGGGTCTGAGTGGTGCATTCCTGACCCGAACATTGCTCTCAGACACGCACCGGAACAGCACTGCCGTCTGCAGGCCCTGAAGGTTTCGCTGAATGACGTGAAGAACCAGCTCAGTGACAAAAATGTACAGGTGTGGCATCAGCACACCAGCTCCACCAATCGGGCCGGGAAGGTGATCGGTGCCGTCCGGTCTGCTGCCAACGCAGAGATCTGCACTCAGGCGTGGTGTAAGTTCTACGAAATCCTGGGAACCTTTAAACTTCTTCCAAACGAGGCTCTTCAAAACGGAGAGCTGAACACGGTCCATCTGTGTGAGGCACCGGGGGCCTTCATAACCGCTCTCAACCACTACCTCAAAACCAGTGAGGCCACACGATACTGTGACTGGAACTGGGTTGCTAACACCCTCAACCCGTACCACGAGGCCAACGGGGGAAACACAACCATCGCAGATGATCGATTAATTGCTAACACGCTGCCCTGGTGGTTCTTCGGCACAGACAACACAGGGAACATCATGATCCAGCAATATTTGCTGGATCTGCAGACCTTTGTGTCTAACATGCGGAGGATTGATTTGGTGACGGCAGATGGAAGCTTTGACTGTCAGGAGAACCCCGACGAGCAGGAGGCGCTGGTGGCGTCACTACATTACTGCGAGgccacagctgctctgctgCTCCTGAGCCCCGGCGGCTCCTTTGTACTAAAAATGTTCACCCTGTACGAACACTCGTCCGTCTGCTTGCTCTACCTGCTGAACTGCTGTTTTCAGTCTGTCACTGTCTTCAAACCCGCCACCAGCAAAGCAGGAAACTCTGAGGTGTATGTTGTGTGTCTGAACTATGACAACAAGGAGGCTGTGAGGCCTCTGCTCTCAAAACTGATTCGTAATTATGGATCACATCTAGCCGACAGGGAGGCACTTTTCCAGAATTCTGTAATCCCGGAGTCGTTCATGAGCCAGCATGTGGAAGTGTGTTCATACTTCCACACCCTGCAGGTAGAGACGATATCAGAGAACCTGCAACTGTTTAAAGGTATGAGCGCAGAGCAGAGGCAGAGGCTTGACCACATTAGGGACTGTGTGGCTCAGGAGTACCTACGGCGCTTCCAG GTGTGCTTTCTCCCGCGAAGTCGATGGATTTCTCGTAACACCGTGATTCCTGCCTGCTGCAGCGTGTCAGCCGGACGGCCTCTGGGACAGAAGAAGCAAACTGGCTCCTTCAATGAGCGGAGGGAATTGCAGACCTTAAGCTGGAGGGAGCGTGTTCAGAGGGGTTGCCATGGCACCTGGATACAGAGACACTGGACTGAGGAGAGTGGGAAGGACTGCAAGCTGGAGGGACCCCTGTCCAACTGTCAGGCGGATTCGTGGTATGTTGTTGTGGGGACTGCTCTGCCTGCAGTCAAAAACTCTCCGTTCTGTGATGGAGGGTTGTTAAACCACTTGAACGAAGCACTGATGGACACAGCTGTAGATTGGACCCACGTGACTTCTTGTGACTCTTGCCATGCGGTTTGCACGTCCTCCATTTTGTCAGAGGTTGCAGGCCAGTGTGTCTTTAAAGCCGACACTTTAGGAGGCAAAAAGAAGACGCAGTGTCTGGTGTTTGGCAGCTGCTCGGTTTGGGGGATCTCTGATAGCCAAGCTGAGGATCTAGTGTTAACATTTTCTGGAGAGCCTTCATTTCCTGAAAGAGGCTCGGTGTTGCTGCATGATGGTGAGCCACTGTATCAGCGGCAGCTCTTAAGTTGTGTTATGTTTGCCCTGCAGAGCCTGAGCTCTGGGGACGCCCtgctgctgcctgtgatttCTGCTCTCACCCGTGTCACGGCAGCCGTTGTGCTCTGCCTGCACGCATGTTTTCGCTCCGTCTCCTTCAAGTGCCCTCCCCCCTCTGGAGGGTTTGGGACGGTGCTGGTGTGTGTTGGCTTCTGCCCTGAAGCCGCTGCCCAAATGCTGCTGGTTCTCACTGAAGTCTGGGAGAGCATGAGCCAGCTGTTAAGAGATGAGGAGGGTAAAAATGAGCCTGGTGGAGGCGACAGACAGGTGCTGCAGTTTGTTCctatggaggagctgctcactgGAGGACTGACTGACTTCCTGTGGACCGTGAACTCTGAAATCATCCAACGGAAGCTGCATCTGCTCATGCAGGCATAG